Genomic segment of Malania oleifera isolate guangnan ecotype guangnan chromosome 7, ASM2987363v1, whole genome shotgun sequence:
GGGAAATAAATACaatgaaaaacacaaaaagaaaaaggaaaaacagaGAACAAGGAATCCTCTAAGAATACAACAGAaccagaaaaaagaaaaagaaaaccacAGTACAACACTAATAGAGGATGGCAGTTAAAACTCTTTGCAGGTCTTCCAAAGAAacatttgtaaaaaaaaaaaacatgagcAGCACACTACAAAGACACAAGGGAAACCGCCGCTCTCCCCATATACCAAGTAGGAAATATCAACCCACCTTAAAAAATTGACATTTCTCTCTAGCCAAACACACTAGGTAATAGCATGTAACACATGGcgcaaaaaaaaaaagctttcctttcttttcccataccaaaccctttaaaaaaaatacagGAAGCATCAAGAGGAGAAGGAAACCAATGTTCCTCAATAACAACAAACAATCTATTCCAAAGAGCCCATGCAAAAAGGATTGTGAAAAGGAGATAAACCAGAATTCTCCCCACTCCTAGAACAAAGGACACGAACATCAAGCAGCAATGCCTTGTTACATCTCTCTTTCTGGAAAATCATAAGTATTGATTCTATTAAGGATCACCCATTCGTATAATTTCGTGTGTAGAGGAAAAATTGTACTTCTCTTTTGTGGATTTACATTGGGAtgatcaaatttttttataaaaattttagttctCTAAAAAAATAAACAGGCACCAATCATGATGGTGACCTCAGGCATGCCAAGTCTGATCCTGCAAGGTATCAAGCTAATAACATTCAAGTTAGCTGATCACTAACTTCTGTGCTGCAAATTTTTTCCTATTATTTGTCAAATTGGAgagtttttcattatttatttcatttttatatatatttaggatCTCTAATATCCAAATGAGCTCACAATGTTTAAAGGCTAACATAGTAAAAATGTTCATTTGAAATGTCTAAAATGAAGAATTACCAAATAACTTAAACTATTCAATGTCCAATGATTCAAATTAGATCCAAATCCAACTGTTTCAAAGTTTGAACTAGTACTTAAAAGTGAATGCTTAATTTTACAAACTAATGCCCAAGTTATCACATTTGGAATTGGAATGAAATGTTCCTTGTATTctaggacaaaaaaaaaaaattggtaaactcccctttttttcttttgaaatcttTGGATTGAtgaaactaatttttagaaactGGATATGGAATTCAAATTTTGGATTATACggaagaagagaaaaaggaaaggggaaaagagagagagagagagagagagagagagagagagagagagagagagagagagagagagagagagagagagagagagagagagagagagatgaaaagaaagggaaaaagtaAAGAAGAGGACAAAAGAGAAGAGAAAGCACTGATAGAAATAGTAGAAGCATGGAATATCATTCTATTTGCAAAGGTAAGTATGAGGGCCAAGGGAGGAagatttttaaaacatatttaaaacAGAGGGCTGATTTGTCAAATTTCAAAATGCCTCAAACGACTGTGCTGCAGAAACTCAAATCACATATATCTTTTGTCCATAAAatgcctattttttttttttgtccacaATAGTGATGACAGAACTGTATCTTTTGCATATTTTTAAGAATAGAGAAATTATGTTACTATGCTCACCTCCATTGGGAAAATAATCTTAAATGATACTGAAAATAGGAGGATACCTTCCAACGCACAACTATGTTAGCATCATTGTCAAGGACCACTCGAGGTGTTACAAACATACAGATGGTAAAGGTTCACTGACACATACCAAAGTtaaccccccctccccccttctAAATGTGAAGCCCGAGACTTTAACCCAATAGTCCTCCAAACAAAGGTTTTTTCGACCCGTAAATAAACCTCTTATCTTCCAATAGGGGTTTGCTAGGGATTCACCCTAATAATAGTTTTTGAGTGCTTAATATGCTTCCTCTccttttttttctcaatttaatttTTCTCTTGATTAGCAATCCTTGAACTTTAAATGCCCAAGGCAAAATATAGAAAGCATTTAGACCAAAAATAAGAACCACACCAAAGACAACAAATTTTGTTATTGAACTGATAAAAAATACAATTGTGGGTCAATCAATCTTCCTACAAActaatttttttctcaattttatttttctctttattaGAAGTCCTTGAACTTTAAATGCCCAGGGCAAAATATAGAAAGCATTTAGACCAAAAATAAGAACCACACCAAAGACAACAAATTTTGGTATCGAACTGATAAAAAATACAATTCTGGGTCAATCAATCTTCCTACAAactaatttataaaaattaattagcAATATTTCCGAAGATCATTGTGTAACCAATTACCATTACTATCAATCCCATGATATCAGTAAGTTCCACCAAAAACCATGAATTACTATTTCAAATACCTCCCCCCCACAAGGTAGCCTAATGGTAAGGGCAATCTCGAGGAATAGACGTCAGCTCAGAAGGGTTCATCTTCTTGCAGATCAAGTTTGCATTTGAACGGATATTAGCATTTGTGGTTGCAGTGCAAGGTATCCCAAAGGTAAATGGTCAATTATTGATAAGGCCCCTCATTACCAAAATAGTTCAAGTACTAAATCAAAATAGAccaagcccaaaaaaaaaattgaaataaaatgaataaaaaaacaaTAGCCAAGAGGCAGAAGCTTGGTCTAAAATTCCTAAAAAGTTAGCTGGCCCAAAACACACCCTTCATGAATAAATAGAAGAACTTTAaaatatgtaaacaaataaaaatggaaatgcaAACAACTTACTTCCATTATAATGGTGAACACCGATCTTTCCAAGCATTGCATAATACTCAATCTCAGATTTCCTCAGCGGGGGACAGTTGTTCGAAATAATTATAAGTTTCCCTGCCATTTCAAAcaacaaaatataagaaaaatattaCAGCGGCATATAAAATGAAAACCATCGAAATCTGATCTAGTTACGAATAAAAGAGAGTTACTTTGCCCAAAAATCGtagggaaagaaaatgaaaactcataaaCACGAGGAGAAAATAACTAGAAGGCAAACCTTTGGAGCTTCGGAGAGAACGAAGAACTATTTTGTAGCCTAGCGTATACTTGCCACTCCTCATAACGAGAGCAAGCCTGTTGTTGATGCTCTCGTGCGTCTTCCTCTGCAACCATCACAACGCAGAAAATAAGCCTAAATACACAAGATGTCATTGTAAACGCAGAAAGAAAGGTATGGGAATAGATCATACAGTTTTCTTGGCAGACACCATCTTTCCTGTACCTAGGGTTTACTTTCCTAGGAAATGCTAAGAGAAATAAGAGACGAAGAAGAAACTAATGCTTCGAAATGATGCTCATGTTTCAGATCAAGCATGCTTGGTTAACGGCAAGAACTTACCTCGATTAGGGCTACACTGCAAGACCTGGGAGATGAAGGTAGAAGAGTAGAAACCCTAGAGGGCCGCCTACTCGCCTACACTGATGAGCTATGTATCGGTGCAGAAAAAATAAGCATTAGGTATAATAGGAGTTTATGAAGATCAGTGAGTGATGACTTAATTTATTATCAAAGAGCTTAGGGTAAAATTGTGACGACCTAAAAAATtctactatattattattattattattattattactttgaatacataaaactctgataccatatataaacCACCCGACCCTTGAGTGGGCTATCGGGTACAACTGTCCATAAGCTAAACTACAACAAAACGGAAGCATAATATGCATAAATCtcatatacaatatcagagtacTAATACTATCATAATACAAAAGTATGTCACTTCTAAAATCACCTATACAATCCAAAGTacataaaacatatccatagaGAGGTAAATAGCAGTGTCTCCCCGACACTAACTTCAACCCCAAAATCACTAATCCTGCCCtagagctctctaagctcgtctctttggatttcctgaaatgttaaaaatTAAGGAGTGAGATgtctcttagtaagacggaataaattattgtcagaatgtgacaacatgagttttaatgtagcATAACACGttcatttattaaataatttaattgagtaatcatgaaaattgtactcatatccatatacatacatatatatacacacacacacacacacacatttacaatcatatatttttctcaaaaatatgtacCTTCTCAATACGTTTCTCTAGGTTTGAAACCCAACATGTTTGTGAACGTAAATTTATCATGTCTATAATGAGGAACTAACCTGAGTGGACATTCATATATTACCGTCATGTAATcacccacatgactggattgtgcggccTGAAAGCGGGACTTAGTcatagttggcctaccaggttaagttaAAACAATtcttgtctgtagtacgattggtccACCGTAGCTTGGTCCGGACCTaggggcggtcaacatctctctgcaggcccaatcgacttccaataccaacactcttcCCAAAAAGTATGGTTGCACTGACTCATTCACtagcaacgatactgtgctctCATGTACATCactaatccatcagggttcttatttcTACAATTCCACAGTAATctcaatatcaaaaatatcatgtctgtataTCATAGTATTTCCAACATTTCCATAAAATCAGTACTATTTCACCATTTcaccatataataccataaaaatattctaattcaattatgcaataaaacatattattctcatgccatatgatttaaattataatttcggAATACCATAAAACTACCAAGGATAAATACatttttaacaaaaatcaagTCTGATCGCatccaaaattttattttattacaaatatattttttagaaacaATGACGATCAACCTACACATTTTAGGTTTTttacaaatacatataataatcaaAAACACTCATTTCATACGCCGGAAtcatacaaaaaattatatataacatataaGAGATCATATACtcgaatttaatcggttaaatttttaaaaaataaaagtctgacataatttatttcccttactttagaCTTGGAGttgtgcctaggatccccaaatgacaattccactccagttaaaatgaTGAGGATCGAAGTTAGGACACCGTGGTAGTGTTCATTTTTCAATCCGACTTACCGACGGAGAGAaaccgaagagagagagagagagagagagagagagatgagagagaaacGGTGagaatggggggggggggagggtctTCCGTGAATTGGAAACCTTTAGGTAGGAAAGCTTAAATCTTAAGCTTACTTTCGTAtccattattttatatatatatatatatatatatatatatatatatatatatttggaatcACCACATTCTcctctttttataaaaatttcgtcctcgaaatttgctaattgttaCTTATTGCAATCTCCTTTGGAAATCACTAAATTATTTATtcggtggccacccacatagttgCTTCGtcccaattttattaataaccctcacttatggcgaagaaataccatggttacaatagaggtcctgggagattacaattaataaaagaaaactctcccaaaaccattcataaccttAAACCGAAAACACTATCTCATAACTAACTACCCTACATTGTACATGACAAAAGTCAAAAGCAATTATTTACCTTTATCAGTTGAATGTTGGGTCCCGCTGAACAGGTGTGGATATCTTTGATGCGTTTTctcttctaattcccatgaaacttcttcaatTGCGTGATTGCAccagagtacttttaccaatgAGATCCTTTTAGTGCATAATTCGTGTTCCtttcggtccagaatctgaatgggcacctcttcatatgatagagtatctTTGAGTTCTAGTGATTTATAACAGATCACGTGTGAAAGATCTGGGATGTACTTCcacaacatagatacatggaatacgtcatgaatcttaGATAGTGTCGGAGGTaacgctaacctataggcaactggaccaactcTTCCCAATATCTCAAAAGGTCTCTAGAGATTACCTTACACTTTTTACCAAATTTCATAACTCCTTTTATTGGTGCAACTCTcaagaacacgtgatctcctacaccaaactctagctctcgccagcgagtgtctgcatagattttttgtcgactctgagtGGTCTTAATTTTGTCTCGGATGAGTCTGATTTTCTTATAAGTATGTTGTATAATTTATGGCCCAAAAATTTACTTTTCActaatttcatcccaatataacgaaGATCgatacctccgaccatacaatgcctcatatggtgtcatcccaatactggcttggtagttgttattataagcaaactcaagtagtggcatatactggatccaactaccaccaaattCCAACACataagcccgcaacatatctttcAATACCTGTATAGTTCTCTTTGTCtgtccatcggtctgaggatgaaatgttgtactgaatgtCAACTATGAACCCAAGGCtccttgtaaactcttccaaatttgagatgtgaaccatgggtcccgGTCAAAAACGATGGACATTGGCACGCCATGCAGTCTGACTATCTCCTATATATCTGctaatctactcatggagtagttaactctgatgggaagaaaatgggcagtcttcatcaatcggtCAATGACTATCCAAATGGTGTCTTGTCCATGAAGTGCCGGCGGTAACCCTATaacgaagtccatagaaatatgttcccacttccattcagggatgCGAAGTGGCTGCAATGGTCCcgtcggtctctgatgctcagcttttatctATTGGCATGTCAAATACTGCTCCACATATccagcaatttctttcttcatattactccaccaaaaagactcttgtaGATCCatgtacatcttagtgcttcttgAGTGCATTGTATAAAGGGAATGATGCATCTCCTTTAAgatagttcttttaatctcagcttTAGTAGGTACACATAGTCTGGTATGGAATCTTAACACTCcctcatctgagatattaaaatctgtCCCCTATCCACTCCGCACCTTATCCACAATCTTTACCAATTCCACATCTTTcatttgagcagctttaattctttcctataaagTGAGTTGAATTTACCAGATTGGCAATCAATGCCT
This window contains:
- the LOC131160755 gene encoding uncharacterized protein LOC131160755 encodes the protein MLSAIQVRRLLLEGCQGYLACVKEEPEGELKLDDIPVVRDFLYVFSEDLSRLPPDREVKFTIDLPPGMAPERIKAAQMKDVELVKIVDKASRRPSRVSTLLPSSPRSCSVALIERKTHESINNRLALVMRSGKYTLGYKIVLRSLRSSKGKLIIISNNCPPLRKSEIEYYAMLGKIGVHHYNGRCYVGGPAGVILVYHRGFLVNR